CTCTGCACGAGAAGCAGTTCCCCCTGCAGATTGTGATCAAAGGGGTTTGCCCCCCGGCGGTCGAGCCGTTTTGCAACGAAATCAACGGCTTCCTGCACCCGGCCCTGGCTGAGACTGAGCTGCATGTAGGCGGCCGCCAGCAGATCGTTGTCAGGCAGTTTCCGCACTCCTTTTTCCAGTTCGGCCAGGGCTTTGCCCGGCTCCTTCCGGCTCTGGTGCCAGGCACTCAGGCGGAGATAGCCCACGGGCAGTTCGGGCGCGTTTTCGATCAGCCGCGCATAAATCTCCCCCGCTTCAGCCGAACGCCCTTCGAAAGCGTAAAGATCGGCGGCCTGGGTGAGCACTTCCAGGTCTTCGGGATGTTTTTTCAGCCAGTCCTGGAGAAGGGTGCGGGCGGCGGCCAGCTGCCCCTGCCTCATCTGCAAGCGACTCAGAGCCATCAGCAGCGGCCGGGATTCCGGGAAAAGGTCGAGGCCCTGCTGCAGGATGTCGGCGGCCAGATTGAGTTCCCGGTTCATGAGATGGGCATCCGCGAGACGGATCCGTGCCTCGGCAAAATCGGGACGCTCTCCGACCACAGTGCGGAAAGAGGTTACAGCCTCGGCCGCATCCCCTTTCATCAGCTGCAGGCTGCCGAGAATATAGAGAGCGTCCACATTTTTGGCGCTGCTCTTGAGAACTTTGGAGGCAGTCTGCTCGGCCTGATCGAAATTTCCCTGCTGAAAATGAAGCCCCGCCAGGGCGGTCATCAGCTCGAGGGCTTCGGGGCTTTCGTCGTCCTTGATCCCCGAAAGCCCTTCCTGCAGCAGGGTTCTGGATTTCTCGACGTCCCCTTCGGACTTGAGGATCAGTTCTGCCAACGCCAGCCGCACCTTGCTCAAACGGGGGTGCCCGCGGAGGCCGTCCTCCAGCAGCGTGCGGGCCTTATTGACATCGCCGCCAGCCAGGTGGAGCTCGGCGACCTGGAGCCAGGCCTGGTCCTTTTCGCCAGCCGAATCCAGGTAGTCCCGCAGCACCTCATCGGCCTCCTTCACCTGCCCGGCCTGGACATGAAGACGGGCCAGCAGGAGAGCCAGTTCGGGCTTCTCCGGATGATCCTTGCTGGCCTGGCGCAGCAGTTCGGCGGCCTTCTGAAAACTTCCGCGCAGCTGATAGTACTCGGCCAGCTTAAGCTGGAGCGGCAGGTTGGCGGGGTTGACTTCCAGTCCCTTTTCGATCAGCGCCTGGGCCTCGTCCACCCTGCCCTGCTCGCGAGAGACAACGGCCAGCAGCAGGAAGAGATCCGGCTGCTTCTCCCCTTCCTCCAGCATTTTTTTCAGGAACGGATCAACCTGCTCCCAGTTTTTCTGGGCAACCCAGACCGCTGCTTTCAGAAGCTTCGCCTCCGGATGCTGCGGTACGGCCTTCAGGACCGCCTCGGCCTCGTCCATGGCTTTTTCCGGCAGCTGGGCGCCGAGGTAGATCTTGCCGATCTGCAGGTGAGCGCCGGAGTGTTGAGGATCGAGTTCGACCGTCTTCTGGAACCGGCCAAGAGCTCCCTTGAAATTCCCCTGCGCCAGCTCAGTCATACCGAGCATGTGGTGGGCGTCGACGTATTTGGGGTCGATCTGCAGCGCGTTCTTGAATTCCAGACCGGCTTTGACATACTCCCCTTCATCGTACAGGGATTGCCCTTTGGAGAAGAACCGGGCTTTTTTCTCTTCAGGACCGCTGCAGCCGACAATGATCGATCCGATGATCATGCACAGGGCAGCCAGAAAAATGAGTTTCATGTTGTCCGCCTTTCAAAGGGAAGTCGATCATTCCATAAAACCGGAGAGCAGATACTGTGGACTCATTGTAAAAATCTTGTTAGGCCTGATTTAGAATACCGTTTGCAGCAATCCACCGGCCCCGGCCAGCAGAAAAAGAGCTGAAACAAGCTGCAGTTTCCTGAAACGGTGGCGCAATTCCACCAGCAGCACCTCGAAGCTGAAAAACAGCACCAGGATTTCCGCCGCGACGATCAGCAGCCGCATCCTTTCCTGGATCGTACCCGCAAAGAGAGGGGCCGCAAGAACGATGAGAAGAATCAGCAGGTCGAGGGGCGTGCTGCGATAGCCGGAGCGCCGGGTCAGCTTGATGACCATGGTCGCCACCAGACCGAGGACCAGGAACCCACCGTCGGCCAGGTGCAGCAGAAAAACGGGCACGGGCAAATCCTTGCCGTTAAACTGTCCGAAATAGACCAGAAAGGGCACGACCAGGAAAAAGGCACCCCGCAGCATCCAACCCCGCCAGTCCTCGGGCATGGCCAGGCCGGCCAGGAGCATTCCTCCGGTTCCTGCAAGAAACCAGGGGAACCAGGAGGGAGTGCCGACAGGCAGCAGCAAAACAAGACGCAGCCCGATCAGGGCCAGGAGTAACTTCAGGCCCGTGAATGCCCAGCGGATCGGCAGATCGGAACCGCGGATGCCCGCCCAGGTTGACAGCAGGGGCTTTGCCAGGCGGTGAAGGGGAGAATCACTTTTCGCTTCGTGAACCGGGCTTTTCAGCAGCAGCATCGCCATGCCGGAAAATCCGGCGCATCCGGCCAGTAAACCTCCCTCGGGCCCAAAACGGAACAGGCAGGCTCCGACTGTCAGTAAAGCGTGCAGAACATAGATAAGGGCCACCGCTTCCGAATGGTAGAGTCCCCGGGCGAGAAGTTTATGGTGAAAATGATTGCGGTCGGCGCTGAAGGGCGGCAGCCCCCGTCTGACCCGCTCGACCATGACCCGCAAAGTATCGAAGACCGGAAAGGCGAGCAGCATCAGCGGGAAGAAGGGACTGTAGGGGGCCTGCTGGCTCATTTCCAGGGACAGGACGATGGCCAGAAACCCGAGCAGCTGACTGCCCGCGTCCCCCATGAAGATCGAGGCCGGATGGGTATTGAAGCGCAGGAAGCCGAAAATCGCCCCGCACACGCTGGCCGCCACCAGGGCCACCTCCCATCTTCCCGATTCGAAACCGAGCCAGGTCAGGGCCGCGAAGGTCAACAGTGAGATCCCTCCCGCCAGCCCGTCAAGCCCGTCCGCCAGGTTGATGGCATTGGTGACGCCGACGATTGCCGTCAGGGTCAGCGGGATCGATAAGAAGGGAGGCAGCAGGAATCCTTCGGGAAGCAACCCATCAAGGGAGCGAATCTGAACCCCGCCCCAGAAAATCACGATCAGGGCGGCCAACACCTGGACACCGAACTTGGTGGCTGAATTCAGCTCCCGCAGATCGTCCAGAAAACCGAAGGCCGCGATCAGGCCGGAGGCTGTCACCAACGGCAGGAGCAGGGAGGTATTCGGCATCCAGAGCAGAACCGGAATCATGACCCCGAAAGCCATGGCCACCCCGCCGATCCGGGGGATCGGCCGCTTGTGCACCTTGCGCTCATTGGGCAAGTCCACCGCACCCCAGCGGATCGCAAAGGTCCGCAATAGCGGCACCAACGCCAGGGTGATGAACAGCGACATCAGCAGTGCGGCGAAATAGGACATTATAAAACCAGGGGCTAGTGGCTGGTGGCTGGTGGCTGGTGACTGGCGAAAATTAAAAGCAAACGAATAAAGGACTTCGACCTTTTATCTTGAACCTGATACCTGAAACCTGGCTCCTGAAACCTGAATCTTTACCCTTCTTTTCCCGGCAGATACTGATCGAGCAGTTGCACGACCGTCCGGGTCATCTCCTGCAGGCGGCGGTCGGCCAGTTCAACCGTTTCCTCTTTGCTGACCGGGGTTATCAGGCGCACCAGGGAGCCGTCGGTGCGCTGGTAGATCAGGGCATCCCAGAAGTTGAACAGCTTCATTTCCGCCATGCCGGTGAGAATCCGGCCGCGCTGGGGAAACCAGTAATAGGTCAGCTGCCTGTAATCCCCCTTCTCGATGATGGCCCGCTTGATCCGAATCTGCCGGCCCTCCTCAGGGTTGATGGTCACGGTGGTCAGACCGGCGTCGTTGAAGACCCATCCGTCTCCCGGGAGGCAGGAGGAGGGAGAATGGATCGACTCCCCCTTGCGCTGGGTTTCGTAGTAGGCGATGTAGAGATTAATGACCGAACCGCGCGGGTCCCGGTAGTCGATCAGCAGGTAGTCGGAAAAATCGAGGGCATCGATATACTTCTGCTCAAGGGATTGAGGAATGCCCTGCCACTCTCCGATCCTGAGCGGGAATCCGGCCAGGGGCTGCTTGACCGGGGTCTTCTCCCGGAAATCGATCCCCTGGGCGGCGGCGACCGTGACCAGCATGAGCAGCAAACCGATCACCGCGGCGGGCAGCGGCAGAGCGCGTCCCGGGACTTCCCCCACAGCTGTCGCCGCTTCCCGGGCTGGGTTTGGGCCCAGCCGATCGGGAAATATTCGCTTGAGCAGCATCATCTCGGGGACAAGTACGCCGAGCACGAACATGAAGGTGAACCAGCCGGCGAAATCATGGAAAAAACCTTCGGCAACGGCCGGCCCCCAGAACTGGAACAGGAAACCGGTGGCGGCAATGCGCAGACCGTTGGTCAGAACCACCAGGGGGACGGTGGACAGCACAAGCACGGCTTTCTTCCACCAGGCGCCGCGAAACATGTAGGCCAGGATCAGGCCGAGAATGATGATCGGGAACAGGTAGCGCAGGCCGCTGCAGGCATCGACCACCTGCAGCCGGGTGAAGCCGAGGTCGATGACGTTCCCCTCCCGGTAGGCGGTCATCCCCATCAGCTGCATCATGATCACGCCCATCTTCGAGGAGATCAGCTTGAGCTGCAGGGACAGGTTGGAGGCGACCAGATTGGGCGGCGGGAACATCGCCAGGCTCAACAGCAGGGGAAACCGGATGGTTTTCAGCTTCGCTCCGCCCAGATGCAGCCAGAGCAGCCCGACCGCCACCAGCCAGAGGGAAAGAAACAGCGTGAAGTATTCCCCGCCCAGTTCCCCGAGCCAGAACAGCCCAAGCCCCGGGAACACCACCAGAAGCCCCCACCAGGAAACCGTTGCCGGCACCCGGTTAAACTCGTCCCGCCTGTCCCAGATCAGGTAGGCGACAACCAGGGGAACCAGGTAACAGTAGTTGAAATCGGGGCTGTCCCATTGAGAAAGCAGATATGGGAAGGTGTGCCGGTACAGAAGAGCAAATAAAATGCCGTAGCCCCCCACCAGGGCCAGGACCCTCCAGTTCTTCAACATAATGCAATTCCTCGTGTTTCTGAATAAAATCACCCCCTGTTTCCGGATCGGAAACGAGGAATTTTTCGTCGTAGCAAGGAAATCTAGGGCTTGCGCGGAGGCGTACATCGGTACGCCGCACAAGCAAGGCCGCGGATTGACGCCGCAACGGCGGAAAAGAACCGTTTCCGGCCGGAAACTACCCCGCCATAGCTGGGCGCACCGAGAACAGTTCCGCCAGCAGATAATTCCAGATTCTCTCCGACGCCCGGCCATCCCAGTTGGGTGGCCGGCAGCCGTTCTTTCCTCTGCCGGATTTCAGGGCCTGGCGGTAGGTCTCCACTATTTTTTTTGGATCGGTCCCGGCCAGGATATTGGTGCCCTGTTCCACCGTGATCGGCCGCTCGGTATTTGATCGAATCGTCACGCAGGGGACGCCGAGAGCGGTTGTCTCTTCCTGCAGCCCGCCGCTGTCGGTCAAAACCACGGAGGCGTCCTTCCACAAAAACAGAGCTTCGCGGAAACCGAGCGGGGGCAGGAGCTTGATCTCCTCGGCCAGCACCAGACCGAACTGCTCCATTTTTTTTCGGGTGCGAGGGTGAACGGGAAACAGAATCGCGCGTTCCTCGGCGATCCGGTTCAGAGCGGAAACGATGCCGGCAAAAACACCAGGATCGTCGACATTGGCGGGGCGATGCAGGGTCAGGAAGGCATAGCCGGGATTCTCTTCCTTAAGCTTGTGCGTGGAAAAGGTTCTCGGAGCGACCCCGACCAGTTTTTCATTCTGCTGAAACAAGTTGTCGACCATCACGTGGCCGGAAAAGAGGATTTTCTGGGGGTCCTTGCCCTCCCGCCGCAGGTTCTCCAAGGCTCCGGGCTCCGTCACGAAAAAATAATCGCTGATCGAATCGGTGACCAGGCGATTGATCTCCTCGGGCATGGTCCGGTCGCAGCTCCTCAACCCCGCCTCCACATGGGCAACGGGGATATCGAGTTTCTTGGCGACGATGCTGCAGGCCAGGGTGGAATTGACGTCGCCGACCACCATGACCAGTGCCGGTTTCACCGCCTGGCAGACCTCCTCGAAGGCGACCATGATTCGGGCCGTCTGTCCCGCATGGGAACCGGAGCCGGCATGGAGAAAATAGTGCGGCGCCGGCAGGTCGAGATCCTCGAAAAAAGCCTGCGACATATCGTAGTCGTAATGCTGCCCGGTATGCACGATCCGGCAGTAAATCTCCGGATGCTTTCTGGCCGCATGATAAAGAGGGGCGATTTTCATGAAATTGGGTCGCGCCCCGGCCACCAGCAGTACAGTCTGTTCCATGCCTGCGTCTCCTATGGTTTGCCATGTCAACAGGCTGACATCATCGGACAGTAATGTTTATCCATGGTTAATCGATTATTAATATGTTGTTAGTGAAAGCGGAGTGAGGAGTGAGGAGTGAGGGGTCAGGGTCAGGGTCAGGGTCAGGAACCTGATGCCAGTAGCCAGTAGCCAGTAGCCAATAGCCAGTAGCCGGCAACCAGCCTTCATCACAAGGCCCGAATAATCCACCGCTGTCTGAGGGGAAAGGCGGCTTTCCTTCGGCTTACGATGACGGGGCAGGGTCTTTTGACGCCGAGTTCGGGGCAATACCAGTCCCGCTCAAGGGCGATTTCACTGTCTTCGGGGCAGGTGATTTCGGCGAACGGGGCCTCCTGGTCGAAAACGATCACCCGTTTGCCGCTCTCCGGCACCAAACGGAAATCGGGGTGTACGTGCATCCGGCTTTCGACTTGGTGAACATTCCGCCCGGTCAAACTGTCCTCGATGAGGTATTTCCGGCCGTCCCAGGTGAGGCGCCGCCGGTACCCCGGGCGGCCGCGGAAATGACGGAAGCCTTCGTGCCCGCCGCCGAACACCAGCTTGCCCTTGCTGTTCGCCAGCACTACTTTGACCGGTCGAAGGCGGCGATGGGGAGACTG
This sequence is a window from Syntrophotaleaceae bacterium. Protein-coding genes within it:
- the wecB gene encoding UDP-N-acetylglucosamine 2-epimerase (non-hydrolyzing), with the protein product MEQTVLLVAGARPNFMKIAPLYHAARKHPEIYCRIVHTGQHYDYDMSQAFFEDLDLPAPHYFLHAGSGSHAGQTARIMVAFEEVCQAVKPALVMVVGDVNSTLACSIVAKKLDIPVAHVEAGLRSCDRTMPEEINRLVTDSISDYFFVTEPGALENLRREGKDPQKILFSGHVMVDNLFQQNEKLVGVAPRTFSTHKLKEENPGYAFLTLHRPANVDDPGVFAGIVSALNRIAEERAILFPVHPRTRKKMEQFGLVLAEEIKLLPPLGFREALFLWKDASVVLTDSGGLQEETTALGVPCVTIRSNTERPITVEQGTNILAGTDPKKIVETYRQALKSGRGKNGCRPPNWDGRASERIWNYLLAELFSVRPAMAG
- the xrtD gene encoding VPLPA-CTERM-specific exosortase XrtD, with amino-acid sequence MLKNWRVLALVGGYGILFALLYRHTFPYLLSQWDSPDFNYCYLVPLVVAYLIWDRRDEFNRVPATVSWWGLLVVFPGLGLFWLGELGGEYFTLFLSLWLVAVGLLWLHLGGAKLKTIRFPLLLSLAMFPPPNLVASNLSLQLKLISSKMGVIMMQLMGMTAYREGNVIDLGFTRLQVVDACSGLRYLFPIIILGLILAYMFRGAWWKKAVLVLSTVPLVVLTNGLRIAATGFLFQFWGPAVAEGFFHDFAGWFTFMFVLGVLVPEMMLLKRIFPDRLGPNPAREAATAVGEVPGRALPLPAAVIGLLLMLVTVAAAQGIDFREKTPVKQPLAGFPLRIGEWQGIPQSLEQKYIDALDFSDYLLIDYRDPRGSVINLYIAYYETQRKGESIHSPSSCLPGDGWVFNDAGLTTVTINPEEGRQIRIKRAIIEKGDYRQLTYYWFPQRGRILTGMAEMKLFNFWDALIYQRTDGSLVRLITPVSKEETVELADRRLQEMTRTVVQLLDQYLPGKEG
- a CDS encoding MraY family glycosyltransferase; this encodes MSYFAALLMSLFITLALVPLLRTFAIRWGAVDLPNERKVHKRPIPRIGGVAMAFGVMIPVLLWMPNTSLLLPLVTASGLIAAFGFLDDLRELNSATKFGVQVLAALIVIFWGGVQIRSLDGLLPEGFLLPPFLSIPLTLTAIVGVTNAINLADGLDGLAGGISLLTFAALTWLGFESGRWEVALVAASVCGAIFGFLRFNTHPASIFMGDAGSQLLGFLAIVLSLEMSQQAPYSPFFPLMLLAFPVFDTLRVMVERVRRGLPPFSADRNHFHHKLLARGLYHSEAVALIYVLHALLTVGACLFRFGPEGGLLAGCAGFSGMAMLLLKSPVHEAKSDSPLHRLAKPLLSTWAGIRGSDLPIRWAFTGLKLLLALIGLRLVLLLPVGTPSWFPWFLAGTGGMLLAGLAMPEDWRGWMLRGAFFLVVPFLVYFGQFNGKDLPVPVFLLHLADGGFLVLGLVATMVIKLTRRSGYRSTPLDLLILLIVLAAPLFAGTIQERMRLLIVAAEILVLFFSFEVLLVELRHRFRKLQLVSALFLLAGAGGLLQTVF
- a CDS encoding tetratricopeptide repeat protein — encoded protein: MKLIFLAALCMIIGSIIVGCSGPEEKKARFFSKGQSLYDEGEYVKAGLEFKNALQIDPKYVDAHHMLGMTELAQGNFKGALGRFQKTVELDPQHSGAHLQIGKIYLGAQLPEKAMDEAEAVLKAVPQHPEAKLLKAAVWVAQKNWEQVDPFLKKMLEEGEKQPDLFLLLAVVSREQGRVDEAQALIEKGLEVNPANLPLQLKLAEYYQLRGSFQKAAELLRQASKDHPEKPELALLLARLHVQAGQVKEADEVLRDYLDSAGEKDQAWLQVAELHLAGGDVNKARTLLEDGLRGHPRLSKVRLALAELILKSEGDVEKSRTLLQEGLSGIKDDESPEALELMTALAGLHFQQGNFDQAEQTASKVLKSSAKNVDALYILGSLQLMKGDAAEAVTSFRTVVGERPDFAEARIRLADAHLMNRELNLAADILQQGLDLFPESRPLLMALSRLQMRQGQLAAARTLLQDWLKKHPEDLEVLTQAADLYAFEGRSAEAGEIYARLIENAPELPVGYLRLSAWHQSRKEPGKALAELEKGVRKLPDNDLLAAAYMQLSLSQGRVQEAVDFVAKRLDRRGANPFDHNLQGELLLVQRRPAEAREEFEKAIALQPDWPAPYKHLAESFLREGEMEQAEAVLQRALEKTPRNVGAYQALSYLKQRRGDRSGAISLLEKALEVQPDFWRGANDLAFLLAEGPTGQEELDKALKLVLQARSFAPEDPSVLDTLGWVHYRRGNHAEAQQWLRQALAASPENPVINFHLGMIALDMGNKEEAKKYLEKSLAGNEPFIGREEAEKALKAAVSG